A genomic stretch from Streptomyces sp. SAI-127 includes:
- a CDS encoding helix-turn-helix domain-containing protein — translation MAGWSEITSTECPIARSSAVIGDRWTLVIMRELTMGNRRFDSLQVQTLASPQMLTNRLKRLEADGMLERRAYSTKPRRYEYHLTAKGEAFASVLLALRAWGETWCKEPGEGIAVHHLHKTCGREVGLSGTVCEGCGEPFTMDEVTGELSAAFAQEREARSTAARQDAEASRTWSGVNPPSVPDPR, via the coding sequence ATGGCTGGCTGGTCGGAGATCACGAGCACGGAGTGCCCCATCGCGCGGTCGAGCGCGGTCATCGGGGACCGCTGGACGCTCGTGATCATGCGGGAGCTGACCATGGGCAACCGCCGCTTCGACTCGCTGCAGGTCCAGACCCTGGCTTCGCCGCAGATGCTGACCAACCGCCTCAAGCGGCTGGAGGCCGACGGCATGCTCGAGCGCCGTGCCTACAGCACAAAACCCCGCCGCTACGAGTACCACCTGACCGCCAAGGGCGAAGCCTTCGCCTCGGTGCTGCTCGCCCTGCGGGCATGGGGCGAGACATGGTGCAAGGAGCCCGGGGAAGGCATTGCCGTCCATCACCTCCACAAGACATGCGGGCGCGAGGTGGGCCTGAGCGGCACCGTGTGCGAAGGGTGCGGCGAGCCCTTCACCATGGACGAAGTGACGGGTGAACTCAGCGCGGCCTTCGCCCAGGAACGCGAGGCCAGAAGCACAGCCGCCAGGCAGGACGCCGAGGCCAGCCGAACCTGGTCAGGTGTCAATCCGCCGTCTGTGCCGGACCCTCGGTGA
- a CDS encoding DUF4333 domain-containing protein, with protein MQRSKFLVGVVGGATALVALGGLGTHVLAGTESTSRLDEYSTASVDGHKALAANVVAGRTESKFHPLPWVGDKVSAVTCPTGLKAVAGATITCAGEKSGGGSVEIPVRVIKADAKSVTWKFER; from the coding sequence ATGCAGCGCAGCAAGTTTCTCGTCGGCGTCGTCGGAGGCGCGACCGCGCTGGTTGCGCTGGGCGGCCTCGGTACGCATGTGCTGGCCGGCACAGAGTCGACCAGTCGCCTGGACGAGTACAGCACGGCGTCCGTGGACGGCCACAAGGCGCTTGCGGCGAACGTCGTCGCCGGGCGCACCGAGAGCAAGTTCCACCCGCTGCCCTGGGTCGGCGACAAGGTCTCTGCTGTCACCTGCCCGACGGGGCTCAAGGCCGTGGCCGGGGCCACCATCACCTGCGCCGGCGAGAAGAGCGGCGGCGGGAGCGTCGAGATCCCCGTCCGGGTGATCAAGGCCGACGCCAAGAGCGTCACCTGGAAGTTCGAGCGCTGA
- a CDS encoding peptidoglycan-binding domain-containing protein: MAWIESYEKVHRISGRFECTILARFATTQTPGAGGRVIAFVVDREEEAMRPSLARALVATSAIVGIAAGGLAGASASVAASQPVTKPAVSSQRVAPLAVNNLGLNTARAKNWQSCLNAWGFNAGTEDGQLGTNSWKAAQRMLNAWGYNAGAEDGIVGTNTIRALQKFLNAVGENAGTADGIAGPQTRAAFWNYNATGC, from the coding sequence TTGGCGTGGATTGAGTCATACGAAAAAGTGCATCGCATTTCCGGGAGATTTGAGTGCACGATCCTGGCACGCTTTGCGACGACGCAGACACCCGGTGCGGGCGGTCGCGTCATCGCTTTCGTTGTCGATCGGGAAGAGGAAGCAATGCGACCTTCTTTGGCCAGGGCACTTGTAGCCACGAGCGCGATCGTCGGTATTGCCGCTGGCGGCCTTGCGGGTGCGAGTGCGAGCGTGGCGGCCTCCCAGCCCGTCACCAAGCCCGCGGTCAGCAGCCAGCGTGTCGCCCCCCTGGCAGTGAACAACCTCGGCCTGAACACGGCCCGGGCCAAGAACTGGCAGAGCTGCCTGAACGCCTGGGGCTTCAACGCCGGCACCGAGGACGGACAGCTGGGCACCAACAGCTGGAAAGCGGCGCAGCGAATGCTCAACGCCTGGGGCTACAACGCCGGTGCCGAGGACGGGATCGTCGGAACCAACACGATCAGGGCGCTGCAGAAGTTCCTGAACGCCGTCGGTGAAAACGCCGGAACCGCTGACGGGATCGCCGGGCCGCAGACCAGGGCCGCGTTCTGGAATTACAACGCCACGGGCTGCTGA
- a CDS encoding RNA polymerase sigma-70 factor — MALTFSDVDRFEAARPRLEAIAYRMLGSVSEAEDAVQETYLRWQAAEVGRIEVPEAWLTKVLTNLCLNQLTSARARRETYVGQWLPEPLLEGDPMLGPAETVEQRESVSYAVMVLLERLSPNERAVYVLREAFAYSHREIAEILDLSEAASQQIFHRAKKHVAQGRARVEIDEAAVRRIVEEFLAAATSGQTQPLIELLTSDAVAVGDGGGKVPARASAFEGARAVAKFLRGLFKPAPAKRDLAGGSPDLYAATVNGGPAVVAVVDGRVFGIMCLERTQDGIVAVRSQVNPDKLERATQRWAAGDFGPPVVTEAL; from the coding sequence ATGGCCCTGACCTTCAGTGACGTGGATCGGTTCGAGGCGGCCAGGCCGCGGCTCGAGGCCATCGCCTATCGCATGCTCGGCTCGGTGAGCGAGGCCGAGGACGCCGTACAGGAGACGTATCTGCGGTGGCAGGCCGCCGAAGTCGGGCGCATCGAGGTGCCCGAGGCATGGCTGACCAAGGTGCTCACCAACCTCTGCCTCAACCAGCTCACGTCGGCCCGTGCGCGTCGGGAGACTTACGTCGGCCAGTGGCTGCCCGAACCGTTGCTCGAAGGGGACCCGATGCTGGGCCCGGCGGAGACGGTCGAGCAGCGCGAGTCGGTGTCGTACGCCGTGATGGTTCTTTTGGAGCGGCTCTCGCCCAACGAGCGGGCGGTGTACGTGCTGCGCGAGGCATTCGCGTACTCGCACCGTGAGATTGCCGAGATCCTGGACCTGAGCGAGGCGGCCAGCCAGCAGATCTTTCATCGCGCGAAGAAGCATGTGGCGCAGGGCAGGGCGCGGGTCGAGATCGACGAGGCGGCCGTGCGCAGGATCGTCGAGGAGTTTCTCGCTGCGGCGACCAGCGGTCAGACCCAGCCGTTGATCGAGCTGCTCACCTCGGATGCCGTCGCGGTGGGCGACGGCGGCGGAAAGGTGCCTGCCCGGGCCAGTGCCTTCGAGGGCGCACGCGCGGTGGCGAAGTTCCTGCGCGGGCTGTTCAAGCCGGCCCCGGCCAAGCGGGACCTGGCCGGCGGTTCCCCCGACCTCTACGCCGCCACGGTCAACGGCGGCCCTGCGGTCGTCGCGGTGGTCGACGGCCGTGTCTTCGGCATCATGTGCCTGGAGCGGACGCAGGACGGCATCGTCGCGGTCCGCAGCCAGGTCAATCCGGACAAGCTGGAGCGGGCGACGCAGCGTTGGGCGGCGGGCGATTTCGGTCCTCCGGTCGTGACCGAAGCCCTCTGA
- a CDS encoding GNAT family N-acetyltransferase — protein MPVGYQSRSATTADVQAVHRLVTACENKLHGRATTGSDRVAADLSLPGLEPKSDTVLVRDSRGELAGWGWVKRRRATVHVHPDHQGQGLGSSLLVWAEARARQLGSDRIAQTVSDSDHAAIALLRSSGYSRLVTEWLLEIAMPVEPEVPEPSAGITVRPFRPGDEQAAHQLTEDAFDEWQQRRKAYAEWARHTVERATFEPAASPVAFADDQMVGAVLSLDVPGNDEGYVERVAVRRDHRNRGIARMLLREAFRTFYRQGKQTCTLWTHSDTGALSLYERIGMTVQRSSTVYAKALTTG, from the coding sequence TTGCCCGTCGGCTACCAGAGCCGATCGGCAACAACCGCCGACGTCCAGGCAGTTCACCGTTTGGTCACCGCATGCGAGAACAAGCTGCATGGCCGTGCTACGACCGGCTCCGATCGCGTCGCCGCTGACCTCAGCCTGCCAGGACTGGAACCGAAGTCCGACACGGTGCTCGTTCGCGACTCCAGGGGAGAGCTGGCGGGCTGGGGCTGGGTGAAGAGACGGCGGGCCACGGTCCATGTGCATCCCGATCACCAGGGGCAGGGTCTTGGCAGTTCGCTTCTGGTCTGGGCCGAGGCTCGGGCCCGGCAGCTGGGAAGCGACCGCATTGCTCAGACGGTCTCCGACAGCGATCACGCGGCGATCGCACTCCTGCGGTCAAGTGGCTACTCCCGGCTCGTCACCGAATGGCTCCTGGAGATCGCGATGCCCGTTGAACCGGAGGTGCCCGAGCCGTCGGCAGGTATCACCGTCCGGCCGTTTCGGCCTGGCGACGAACAAGCGGCGCACCAGCTCACCGAGGACGCGTTCGACGAGTGGCAGCAGCGGCGGAAGGCCTACGCGGAGTGGGCCCGGCACACGGTCGAACGAGCAACGTTCGAACCTGCGGCCTCACCGGTGGCCTTCGCCGACGACCAGATGGTCGGCGCGGTGCTGTCGTTGGACGTCCCGGGCAACGACGAAGGGTACGTCGAGCGGGTCGCGGTACGACGCGACCACCGCAATCGAGGGATCGCCCGCATGCTGCTGCGAGAAGCGTTCCGCACCTTCTACCGCCAGGGGAAGCAGACCTGCACCCTGTGGACGCACTCGGACACCGGCGCACTGTCGCTGTACGAGCGGATCGGCATGACCGTCCAGCGCAGTTCCACGGTCTACGCCAAAGCCCTCACCACCGGGTAG
- a CDS encoding SDR family NAD(P)-dependent oxidoreductase — MNASHIALVTGANQGLGRALVEGLAARMDQDDLVLLTGRSHQRVADAAREVALLPGTRARVEGRVLDVTDTDAIARLAEDLRARHGGVDVVISNAVARVLPEESQAARADEFIDVSNTATHAILRSFGSVLRPGGRLLVVASSLGTLGHLDPRLHHLFDGASLEQVECAVESWRSAIHHKSAQEAGWPLWLNVPSKVAQVAAVRALAAERRERDLATGTLIASVCPGMVDTATSRPWFSDYSRAQSPAQAAAAVLDLVFADHVDPILYGELVRFGKALPWHDGTPPLEQDRMLTP, encoded by the coding sequence ATGAACGCTTCGCATATCGCCCTTGTCACGGGCGCCAATCAGGGACTCGGCCGTGCCCTCGTCGAAGGACTGGCCGCCCGCATGGACCAGGACGACCTGGTCCTGCTCACCGGCCGCAGCCACCAGCGCGTGGCCGATGCCGCCCGCGAGGTCGCGCTGTTGCCCGGCACACGTGCCCGCGTGGAGGGCCGCGTCCTGGACGTCACGGACACCGATGCCATCGCCCGCCTCGCCGAGGACCTCCGCGCGCGGCACGGGGGAGTCGACGTCGTCATCTCCAACGCCGTGGCCCGCGTGTTGCCCGAGGAGTCACAGGCCGCGCGGGCGGACGAGTTCATCGACGTCTCCAATACCGCCACGCACGCGATCCTGCGGTCCTTCGGCTCTGTTCTTCGCCCGGGCGGCCGTCTGCTCGTCGTGGCCAGCAGCCTGGGCACCCTGGGTCATCTCGACCCGCGGCTGCACCACTTGTTCGACGGGGCGAGCCTGGAGCAGGTCGAGTGCGCCGTCGAGTCGTGGCGCAGCGCCATCCACCACAAGAGTGCGCAGGAGGCGGGCTGGCCTCTCTGGCTGAATGTGCCGTCCAAGGTGGCTCAGGTCGCCGCCGTCCGCGCCCTCGCCGCCGAACGCCGCGAACGTGACCTGGCCACCGGCACCCTGATCGCGTCTGTGTGTCCCGGCATGGTCGACACCGCCACGTCACGCCCCTGGTTCAGCGACTACAGCCGTGCGCAGTCACCGGCCCAGGCTGCCGCGGCCGTACTGGATCTGGTCTTCGCCGATCACGTTGATCCCATCTTGTACGGCGAGTTGGTCCGCTTCGGAAAGGCTCTGCCCTGGCACGACGGCACACCTCCACTGGAGCAGGACCGGATGCTCACGCCCTGA
- a CDS encoding isochorismatase family cysteine hydrolase, whose translation MTDTQYEPAHTGLLLMDPYNDFLSEGGKLWPLVEEVATEVGLLDNLRAVTAAARAAGIQVFVVPHRRWREGNYANWNFLTADQAGGNENRVFEDGAWGGDWHQDFAPQENDVVVHEHWGQSGFANTDLDLQLKKHGITHVVTVGMLANTCIESTSRYAMELGYHVTLVRGATAAWTREMLHAAHDLNGPSYAHAILNADEIVTAFKGTQV comes from the coding sequence ATGACCGACACCCAGTACGAGCCGGCGCACACAGGACTGCTCCTGATGGACCCCTACAACGACTTCCTCTCCGAAGGGGGGAAGCTGTGGCCCCTGGTCGAAGAGGTCGCCACCGAGGTCGGCCTGCTCGACAACCTGCGCGCGGTGACAGCCGCCGCGCGTGCGGCCGGCATCCAGGTCTTCGTCGTCCCGCACCGCCGCTGGCGCGAGGGCAACTACGCGAACTGGAACTTCCTCACCGCGGACCAGGCCGGCGGCAACGAGAACCGGGTCTTCGAAGACGGAGCCTGGGGCGGCGACTGGCACCAGGACTTCGCTCCCCAGGAGAACGACGTCGTCGTCCATGAGCACTGGGGACAGAGCGGGTTCGCCAACACCGATCTCGACCTCCAGCTCAAAAAGCACGGCATCACCCACGTGGTGACCGTCGGCATGCTGGCCAACACCTGCATCGAGTCGACCAGCCGCTACGCCATGGAGCTGGGCTACCACGTCACCCTGGTACGCGGAGCGACGGCCGCATGGACCCGGGAAATGCTCCACGCGGCCCACGACCTCAACGGCCCGTCCTACGCCCACGCCATCCTGAACGCCGACGAGATCGTCACCGCGTTCAAGGGGACACAGGTCTGA
- a CDS encoding metalloregulator ArsR/SmtB family transcription factor, giving the protein MARAATTSDAFNAIAEPQRREILLLLRGGERPVTDLARDLGMTQPQASKHLRVLREVGLVRVRGAGKQRLYGLDARGLRPVHEWVGGFERFWSESFDRLDEYVRDLNQARQEEPTDDDDQ; this is encoded by the coding sequence ATGGCACGAGCGGCGACGACCTCGGACGCGTTCAACGCGATCGCCGAACCGCAGCGGCGGGAGATCCTGCTGCTTCTGCGGGGCGGCGAGCGGCCGGTGACCGACCTGGCGCGGGACCTGGGGATGACCCAGCCACAGGCGTCCAAGCACCTGCGGGTCCTGCGGGAGGTCGGGCTCGTGCGGGTTCGCGGGGCGGGCAAGCAGCGGCTGTACGGCCTGGACGCCCGCGGGCTGCGGCCGGTCCACGAGTGGGTGGGCGGCTTCGAGCGGTTCTGGAGCGAGAGCTTCGACCGGCTGGACGAGTACGTCCGAGACCTGAATCAGGCAAGGCAGGAGGAACCAACCGATGACGACGACCAGTAG
- a CDS encoding ABC transporter permease: MRSPVLPLTWHLARSSGRRGLQSQLLAAGAAAVGSFLLLLMIAAALGAGARAGHTTWRIPDAVPAGDATAVQATTTTHVRQEPVTVVNLAGLAGRGLTPAPPGLSHFPKQGQVYVSPALAELLHKLPAGQLADRFPKVSSYGTIGAAGLASPDELVAVIGRAPGDAAVSPAAGEQNYYDDGLTERALVSEFSGTKASVFTGIDQGTVLLGVVLLVMPVVVLASAAGRLGAARREQRLAALRLAGATPRQILAMTAVEAAGVGAAGAMAGALAYTALLPALAEIPYGVGAWYTGQLWVGLPWLAAVVLTVTALITVSAVTMLRQVATSPLGVAQQANPRRTRAIRLLLFVAVLGYIWATTGDSGQLKPRQLIALLALFYGAFWLFGPWVVDRLGRIVGRRARRPATLLAARRLSDDPRAVWRTVSGLVLAGFVAGFFSVSTLGAEGPHHQGQVGVITANAAAARHTAAQARTLLRQAGVTATVTVTNEDDYDSLLGGVDGVIARVSGGQDRIDTGVTALTRLGSGRYPFTQEYVSASDDMVLARVATVSTATLVLSFLVAAASAGLTAAANVLDRRRMYGLLRLAGTPLKVLDGARIRETVIPLAVLAGGTTAMGAFGAMQLNKAAGTTINTSGVVQLVICLAVGTLAMFAAVTGSRPLLRKVTEGPAQTAD, encoded by the coding sequence ATGCGTTCCCCCGTCCTGCCCCTGACCTGGCACCTCGCCAGGTCCTCCGGCCGCCGCGGCCTGCAGTCCCAGCTGCTCGCGGCCGGTGCCGCCGCCGTCGGCTCGTTTCTCCTGCTGCTGATGATTGCCGCCGCCCTGGGCGCGGGCGCTCGCGCCGGCCACACCACATGGCGCATCCCCGACGCCGTACCGGCCGGAGACGCTACGGCGGTCCAGGCCACGACCACGACACACGTACGCCAGGAACCCGTGACCGTCGTGAACCTGGCCGGACTGGCCGGCCGTGGACTGACCCCCGCGCCACCCGGCCTGAGCCACTTCCCGAAACAGGGTCAGGTGTACGTCTCTCCCGCCCTGGCCGAGCTGCTGCACAAGCTCCCCGCCGGCCAACTCGCCGACCGCTTCCCGAAGGTGAGCTCCTACGGCACGATCGGCGCCGCCGGTCTCGCCTCGCCCGACGAGCTGGTCGCGGTGATCGGACGGGCGCCCGGCGACGCGGCCGTCTCCCCGGCAGCCGGGGAGCAGAACTATTACGACGACGGGCTGACCGAGCGCGCACTGGTGTCCGAGTTCTCCGGCACCAAGGCCAGCGTGTTCACCGGCATCGACCAGGGGACCGTGCTGCTGGGCGTTGTGCTGCTCGTCATGCCGGTCGTCGTGCTGGCCTCGGCGGCCGGACGGCTCGGCGCGGCCCGGCGTGAACAGCGTCTGGCCGCGCTGCGGCTGGCCGGGGCGACGCCGCGGCAGATCCTCGCCATGACCGCCGTCGAGGCCGCGGGAGTAGGCGCAGCCGGGGCAATGGCCGGCGCGCTCGCCTACACGGCACTGCTGCCCGCACTCGCCGAAATCCCGTACGGCGTCGGCGCCTGGTACACCGGCCAGTTGTGGGTGGGGCTGCCCTGGCTCGCGGCAGTAGTGCTGACCGTCACCGCGCTGATCACCGTCAGCGCGGTGACCATGCTGCGCCAGGTTGCCACCTCGCCCCTGGGCGTCGCTCAGCAGGCCAACCCGCGCCGCACCCGCGCGATACGTCTGCTGCTGTTCGTCGCGGTCCTCGGCTACATCTGGGCGACCACGGGCGACAGCGGACAGCTCAAGCCCCGGCAGCTGATCGCCCTGCTGGCGCTCTTCTACGGCGCGTTCTGGCTGTTCGGCCCCTGGGTCGTGGACCGGTTGGGCCGGATCGTGGGCCGCCGCGCCAGGCGCCCGGCCACGCTGCTGGCCGCGCGGCGGCTCAGCGACGACCCGCGTGCGGTCTGGCGCACCGTCAGCGGCTTGGTCCTCGCCGGGTTCGTGGCCGGGTTCTTCTCCGTCAGTACGCTGGGCGCCGAGGGCCCCCACCACCAGGGCCAGGTCGGGGTGATCACCGCGAACGCCGCCGCCGCCCGGCACACCGCCGCCCAGGCCCGTACGCTGCTGCGGCAGGCCGGTGTCACCGCGACCGTCACCGTCACGAACGAGGACGACTACGACAGCCTGCTCGGTGGTGTCGACGGTGTCATCGCCCGCGTCTCGGGCGGCCAGGACCGCATCGACACCGGCGTCACCGCGCTCACGCGCCTGGGATCGGGTCGCTACCCGTTCACACAGGAGTACGTGTCCGCGTCGGACGACATGGTCCTCGCCCGGGTCGCCACCGTCAGCACCGCCACCCTGGTGCTGAGCTTCCTCGTCGCAGCCGCCTCCGCCGGCCTCACGGCCGCCGCGAACGTCCTCGACCGACGCCGGATGTACGGCCTGCTGCGGCTGGCCGGCACCCCGCTGAAGGTGCTGGATGGAGCCCGGATCCGCGAGACCGTCATCCCGCTTGCCGTCCTGGCGGGCGGCACCACCGCCATGGGTGCCTTCGGCGCCATGCAGCTCAACAAGGCGGCCGGCACCACGATCAACACCTCGGGTGTCGTGCAACTGGTGATCTGCCTGGCCGTCGGCACGCTGGCCATGTTCGCCGCGGTCACCGGCAGCAGGCCGCTGCTGCGGAAGGTCACCGAGGGTCCGGCACAGACGGCGGATTGA
- a CDS encoding dihydrofolate reductase family protein, translating to MAGKVFFSVTMSLDGFMAPEPVPPEDAFSPEKQDEPGVRRWMSKWAELQAWAFPLRWFRENLKLGEGGEEGLDNDIARATHERTGASVMGKRMFDAGEPAWPEEAPFHTPVFVVTHTRRDPWERPGGTTFHFVNDGIESSLDQAREAAGDRDVRIAGGAETIQEYLDSGLIDEFSITLAPVLFGTGIRLFDRVDPDRLTLEQTRTDASSRVTHLTYTVGKR from the coding sequence ATGGCCGGGAAGGTGTTCTTCAGCGTGACGATGTCGCTCGACGGCTTCATGGCACCTGAGCCCGTACCCCCCGAGGATGCCTTCTCGCCCGAGAAGCAGGACGAGCCGGGCGTCAGGCGCTGGATGTCGAAGTGGGCGGAACTGCAGGCGTGGGCGTTCCCGCTGCGGTGGTTCCGGGAGAACCTCAAGCTCGGTGAGGGCGGCGAGGAAGGACTCGACAACGACATCGCACGGGCGACGCACGAGCGCACCGGCGCGAGCGTCATGGGCAAGCGCATGTTCGACGCCGGCGAGCCGGCGTGGCCGGAGGAGGCGCCGTTCCACACCCCGGTGTTCGTCGTCACCCACACCAGGCGCGACCCGTGGGAGCGGCCGGGCGGCACGACCTTCCACTTCGTCAACGACGGTATCGAGAGCTCCCTCGACCAGGCTCGCGAGGCAGCCGGCGACCGCGACGTGCGCATCGCCGGCGGCGCCGAGACGATCCAGGAGTACCTGGACAGCGGCCTGATCGACGAGTTCTCGATCACGCTCGCGCCCGTGCTGTTCGGCACCGGCATCCGCCTGTTCGACCGCGTGGACCCCGACCGCCTCACCCTCGAACAGACCCGGACCGACGCATCGTCCCGGGTGACCCACCTGACCTACACCGTCGGCAAGCGCTAG
- a CDS encoding SRPBCC family protein, whose protein sequence is MTTTSSGAEPDRTTTDREVVISRAIGAPRELVFEAFTQVRHLSRWWGPEGFTTTTRSFEFRVGGAWDFVMHGPDGTDYQEWITWREIVPPERIALLHGESRDDPNAFESFLAFEPAGDETRIVMRTVFPTKELRDEAVEKYHAIEGGEQTLSNLAAYVAELTRDDTGRHGTTPKEGES, encoded by the coding sequence ATGACGACGACCAGTAGCGGCGCTGAGCCTGACCGCACGACCACGGACCGCGAGGTCGTGATCTCCCGGGCCATCGGTGCCCCACGGGAGCTGGTGTTCGAGGCGTTCACGCAGGTCCGGCACCTGTCACGATGGTGGGGACCGGAAGGGTTCACCACCACGACGCGGTCCTTCGAGTTCCGCGTCGGCGGGGCCTGGGACTTCGTGATGCACGGGCCTGACGGGACCGACTACCAGGAGTGGATCACCTGGCGGGAGATCGTCCCGCCGGAGCGGATCGCGCTGCTGCACGGCGAGTCCCGCGACGACCCCAACGCCTTCGAGTCGTTCCTGGCCTTCGAGCCGGCCGGCGACGAGACCCGGATCGTGATGCGCACGGTGTTCCCCACCAAGGAACTCCGCGACGAGGCCGTGGAGAAGTACCACGCGATCGAGGGCGGCGAGCAGACCCTGAGCAACCTGGCGGCCTACGTCGCCGAACTCACGCGGGACGACACCGGCCGCCACGGGACCACCCCGAAGGAGGGGGAGAGCTGA
- a CDS encoding ABC transporter ATP-binding protein, which translates to MSIVLTGYGLVKKYGSTTALAGVDVEVHERDSLAIMGPSGSGKSTLLHTLAGIVRPDDGQVLLRGERIDNLGENKLSALRRKRFGFVFQFGQLLPELPAEENVALPLMLEGMPRGEAVARARRWFAPLGLDGLELRRPGQLSGGQAQRVAIARALAAEPDVVFADEPTGALDQRTSTEVVQLLTSATRETGAALVMVTHDADVAAHCDRILQVRDGRISGHSQYTVA; encoded by the coding sequence GTGAGCATCGTTCTGACCGGGTACGGCCTGGTCAAGAAGTACGGTTCCACCACCGCTCTGGCCGGGGTGGATGTGGAGGTCCACGAGCGCGACTCGCTGGCGATCATGGGCCCGTCCGGGTCCGGCAAGTCCACATTGCTGCACACTCTCGCCGGGATCGTCCGACCCGACGACGGTCAGGTGCTGCTGCGCGGCGAGCGCATCGACAACCTGGGCGAGAACAAGCTCAGCGCCCTGCGCCGCAAGCGGTTCGGGTTCGTGTTCCAGTTCGGCCAGCTGCTGCCGGAGCTGCCCGCCGAGGAGAACGTCGCGCTGCCGCTGATGCTGGAGGGCATGCCGCGCGGCGAGGCCGTCGCCCGCGCCCGCCGCTGGTTCGCGCCGCTGGGCCTGGACGGGTTGGAGCTTCGTCGTCCCGGGCAGCTCTCCGGCGGCCAGGCACAGCGCGTGGCCATCGCCCGCGCGCTGGCCGCCGAGCCGGACGTGGTGTTCGCCGACGAGCCCACCGGCGCCCTGGACCAGCGCACCAGCACGGAGGTGGTCCAACTGCTGACCTCCGCCACCCGGGAGACGGGCGCCGCCCTGGTAATGGTCACCCACGACGCCGACGTGGCCGCGCACTGCGACCGGATCCTCCAGGTCCGCGACGGCCGCATCAGCGGCCACTCCCAGTACACCGTCGCCTGA
- a CDS encoding FAD-dependent oxidoreductase: MQHRIIVLGAGYSGAIAAGRLAKRLRREDVAITLVNAEPDFVERVRMHQLAVGQDLKPRPLREMFAGTGVELKLAKVTSIDVDRKTVAVESAEGTAELPYDTLVYALGSSGNDNGVPGVAKHAHQIASRPGALRLRERLTQLAEGETVLVVGGGLTGLEFATEVAEVRPDLDIALAARAGLGDWLSPKGRAHLRNVTDKLGITVYENAAVTAVEADQVMTADGRTLPAAVTVWTTGFAVHPLAAATSLELADTGRIVVDATMRSVSHPDVYAIGDAGHALGAGDKPLRMSCASGTPMAWQAADSIAARLTGGKLPNAPLRYFNQCISLGRKEGLIQFVTADDRAVDHALTGRFAARYKELICKGAAWSVANPTMGIPVRRRRVVADRVASEEAARVSA, from the coding sequence ATGCAGCACCGGATCATCGTCCTCGGCGCCGGCTACTCCGGAGCGATCGCGGCAGGCCGACTCGCCAAGCGGCTGCGTCGTGAGGACGTCGCCATCACCCTCGTCAACGCAGAGCCCGACTTCGTCGAGCGGGTCCGGATGCACCAGTTGGCCGTGGGCCAGGACCTGAAGCCGCGCCCGCTGCGCGAGATGTTCGCGGGCACGGGAGTCGAGCTCAAGCTCGCGAAGGTCACATCGATCGACGTGGACCGCAAGACGGTCGCGGTGGAGAGCGCCGAGGGGACGGCGGAACTGCCGTACGACACCCTCGTCTACGCCCTCGGCAGCAGCGGCAACGACAACGGCGTCCCCGGCGTCGCCAAGCACGCCCACCAGATCGCGAGCCGCCCCGGCGCGCTCCGGCTGCGCGAGCGCCTGACCCAGCTCGCCGAGGGCGAGACGGTCCTCGTCGTGGGCGGCGGCCTGACCGGCCTGGAGTTCGCGACGGAGGTGGCCGAGGTCCGCCCGGACCTCGACATCGCGCTCGCCGCGCGTGCCGGGCTGGGCGACTGGCTCTCCCCGAAGGGCCGCGCGCACCTGCGCAACGTCACCGACAAGCTGGGCATCACGGTGTACGAGAACGCCGCGGTGACCGCGGTCGAGGCGGACCAGGTCATGACCGCGGACGGCCGGACCCTCCCGGCTGCCGTCACGGTCTGGACCACGGGCTTCGCGGTGCACCCGCTGGCCGCGGCCACCAGCCTCGAGCTCGCGGACACCGGCCGCATCGTGGTCGACGCGACGATGCGCTCGGTCTCGCACCCGGACGTGTACGCGATCGGCGACGCCGGCCACGCACTGGGCGCCGGCGACAAGCCACTGCGCATGTCCTGCGCCTCCGGCACCCCCATGGCCTGGCAGGCCGCCGACTCCATCGCCGCCCGCCTGACGGGAGGCAAGCTGCCGAACGCCCCCCTGCGCTACTTCAACCAGTGCATCTCTCTCGGCCGCAAGGAGGGCCTGATCCAGTTCGTCACCGCCGACGACCGCGCTGTGGACCACGCCCTGACCGGTCGCTTCGCGGCCCGCTACAAGGAGCTGATCTGCAAGGGTGCGGCCTGGAGCGTCGCCAACCCGACGATGGGCATCCCGGTACGGCGGCGACGGGTGGTGGCCGACCGGGTCGCGTCCGAAGAGGCGGCACGAGTGTCGGCGTGA